One region of Streptomyces subrutilus genomic DNA includes:
- the tuf gene encoding elongation factor Tu — translation MAKAKFERTKPHVNIGTIGHIDHGKTTLTAAITKVLHDKYPDLNAASAFDQIDKAPEERQRGITISIAHVEYQTEARHYAHVDCPGHADYIKNMITGAAQMDGAILVVAATDGPMPQTKEHVLLARQVGVPYIVVALNKADMVDDEEILELVELEVRELLSEYEFPGDDLPVVRVSALKALEGDKEWGDKLLGLMDAVDEAIPTPPRDTEKPFLMPVEDVFTITGRGTVVTGRIERGVLKVNETVDIIGIKEEKTTTTVTGIEMFRKLLDEGQAGENVGLLLRGIKREDVERGQVIIKPGSVTPHTEFEAQAYILSKDEGGRHTPFFNNYRPQFYFRTTDVTGVVTLPAGTEMVMPGDNTEMTVALIQPVAMEEGLKFAIREGGRTVGAGQVTKITK, via the coding sequence GTGGCGAAGGCGAAGTTCGAGCGGACTAAGCCGCACGTCAACATCGGCACCATCGGTCACATTGACCACGGTAAGACGACCCTCACGGCCGCCATTACCAAGGTGCTGCACGACAAGTACCCGGACCTGAACGCGGCTTCGGCCTTCGATCAGATCGACAAGGCTCCTGAGGAGCGCCAGCGCGGTATCACCATCTCGATCGCGCACGTCGAGTACCAGACCGAGGCGCGTCACTACGCCCACGTCGACTGCCCGGGTCACGCGGACTACATCAAGAACATGATCACCGGTGCCGCGCAGATGGACGGTGCCATCCTCGTGGTCGCCGCCACCGACGGCCCGATGCCGCAGACCAAGGAGCACGTGCTCCTGGCCCGCCAGGTCGGCGTTCCGTACATCGTCGTCGCCCTGAACAAGGCCGACATGGTGGACGACGAGGAGATCCTGGAGCTCGTCGAGCTCGAGGTCCGTGAGCTGCTCTCCGAGTACGAGTTCCCGGGCGACGACCTGCCGGTCGTCCGCGTCTCCGCGCTGAAGGCGCTCGAGGGCGACAAGGAGTGGGGCGACAAGCTCCTCGGCCTGATGGACGCCGTCGACGAGGCCATCCCGACCCCGCCGCGTGACACCGAGAAGCCGTTCCTCATGCCCGTCGAGGACGTCTTCACGATCACCGGTCGCGGTACGGTCGTCACCGGCCGTATCGAGCGTGGTGTCCTGAAGGTCAACGAGACCGTCGACATCATCGGTATCAAGGAAGAGAAGACCACCACCACGGTCACCGGTATCGAGATGTTCCGCAAGCTCCTCGACGAGGGCCAGGCGGGCGAGAACGTCGGTCTGCTCCTCCGTGGCATCAAGCGCGAGGACGTCGAGCGCGGCCAGGTCATCATCAAGCCCGGTTCGGTCACCCCGCACACCGAGTTCGAGGCCCAGGCCTACATCCTGTCGAAGGACGAGGGTGGCCGTCACACCCCCTTCTTCAACAACTACCGTCCGCAGTTCTACTTCCGTACCACGGACGTCACGGGTGTCGTCACCCTGCCGGCCGGCACGGAGATGGTCATGCCGGGCGACAACACCGAGATGACGGTCGCGCTGATCCAGCCGGTCGCCATGGAGGAGGGCCTGAAGTTCGCCATCCGTGAGGGTGGTCGTACCGTGGGCGCCGGCCAGGTCACCAAGATCACGAAGTAA
- the fusA gene encoding elongation factor G, which translates to MATTSLDLAKVRNIGIMAHIDAGKTTTTERILFYTGVSYKIGEVHDGAATMDWMEQEQERGITITSAATTCHWPLEDVDHTINIIDTPGHVDFTVEVERSLRVLDGAVTVFDGVAGVEPQSETVWRQADRYGVPRICFVNKLDRTGAEFHRCVEMIKDRLGAVPIVMQLPIGAEADFQGVVDLVTMKAFVWSAEATKGEMYDIVDIPDTHTEAAEEWRGKLVETVAENDDEIMELFLNGDEPSAEQLHAAVRRIILGSGKGKGEPTITAVFCGTAFKNKGVQPLLDAVVRYLPSPLDIEAIEGHDVRDAEVVVKRKPSDEEPLAALAFKIMSDPHLGKLTFVRVYSGRLEAGTAVLNSVKGKKERIGKIYRMHANKREEIDSVGAGDIVAVMGLKQTTTGETLCDDKQPVILESMDFPAPVIQVAIEPKSKGDQEKLGVAIQRLAEEDPSFHVHSDEETGQTILGGMGELHLEVLVDRMKREFKVEANVGKPQVAYRETIRKAVERHDYTHKKQTGGTGQFAKVQIAIEPITETDGPAYEFVNKVTGGRVPKEYIPSVDAGAQEAMQFGILAGYEMTGVRVTLLDGGYHEVDSSELAFKIAGSQAFKEAARKASPVLLEPMMAVEVTTPEDYMGDVIGDINSRRGQIQAMEERHGARVVKGLVPLSEMFGYVGDLRSKTSGRASYSMQFDSYAEVPRNVAEEIIAKAKGE; encoded by the coding sequence ATGGCTACCACTTCGCTTGACCTGGCCAAGGTGCGCAACATCGGCATCATGGCCCACATCGACGCGGGCAAGACGACCACCACCGAGCGCATCCTGTTCTACACCGGTGTGTCGTACAAGATCGGTGAAGTCCACGACGGCGCTGCCACGATGGACTGGATGGAGCAGGAGCAGGAGCGCGGCATCACGATCACGTCCGCCGCGACGACCTGCCACTGGCCGCTCGAGGACGTCGACCACACCATCAACATCATCGACACCCCGGGCCACGTGGACTTCACCGTCGAGGTGGAGCGTTCGCTCCGCGTCCTCGACGGCGCTGTCACCGTGTTCGACGGTGTCGCCGGTGTGGAGCCGCAGTCCGAGACCGTTTGGCGTCAGGCGGACCGCTACGGCGTCCCGCGCATCTGCTTCGTCAACAAGCTGGACCGCACCGGCGCCGAGTTCCACCGCTGCGTCGAGATGATCAAGGACCGCCTGGGCGCGGTTCCGATCGTCATGCAGCTCCCGATCGGTGCCGAGGCCGACTTCCAGGGTGTCGTCGACCTGGTCACCATGAAGGCGTTCGTCTGGTCCGCCGAGGCGACCAAGGGCGAGATGTACGACATCGTCGACATCCCCGACACGCACACCGAGGCCGCTGAAGAGTGGCGCGGGAAGCTCGTCGAGACCGTCGCCGAGAACGACGACGAGATCATGGAGCTCTTCCTGAACGGCGACGAGCCGTCCGCGGAGCAGCTGCACGCCGCCGTCCGTCGCATCATCCTCGGCTCCGGCAAGGGCAAGGGCGAGCCCACGATCACCGCGGTGTTCTGTGGCACGGCGTTCAAGAACAAGGGCGTCCAGCCCCTGCTCGACGCCGTCGTCCGCTACCTGCCGTCGCCGCTGGACATCGAGGCCATCGAGGGCCACGACGTCCGCGACGCCGAGGTGGTCGTGAAGCGCAAGCCGTCCGACGAGGAGCCCCTCGCCGCGCTCGCGTTCAAGATCATGAGCGACCCGCACCTCGGCAAGCTCACCTTCGTCCGGGTTTACTCGGGCCGCCTGGAGGCCGGCACCGCGGTGCTGAACTCCGTCAAGGGCAAGAAGGAGCGCATCGGCAAGATCTACCGCATGCACGCGAACAAGCGTGAGGAGATCGACTCGGTGGGCGCCGGCGACATCGTCGCCGTCATGGGCCTGAAGCAGACCACCACCGGTGAGACGCTGTGCGACGACAAGCAGCCCGTGATCCTGGAGTCCATGGACTTCCCGGCTCCGGTCATCCAGGTCGCCATCGAGCCCAAGTCCAAGGGTGACCAGGAGAAGCTGGGTGTCGCCATCCAGCGTCTCGCGGAGGAGGACCCCTCCTTCCACGTTCACTCGGACGAGGAGACGGGCCAGACCATCCTCGGCGGTATGGGCGAGCTGCACCTCGAGGTGCTGGTCGACCGTATGAAGCGCGAGTTCAAGGTCGAGGCCAACGTCGGCAAGCCGCAGGTCGCGTACCGCGAGACGATCCGCAAGGCCGTCGAGCGTCACGACTACACCCACAAGAAGCAGACCGGTGGCACCGGTCAGTTCGCCAAGGTGCAGATCGCGATCGAGCCCATCACCGAGACCGACGGTCCGGCGTACGAGTTCGTGAACAAGGTCACCGGTGGACGCGTCCCGAAGGAGTACATCCCTTCGGTCGACGCCGGTGCGCAGGAGGCCATGCAGTTCGGCATCCTGGCCGGCTACGAGATGACGGGCGTTCGCGTCACGCTTCTCGACGGTGGCTACCACGAGGTCGACTCCTCCGAGCTCGCGTTCAAGATCGCCGGTTCGCAGGCCTTCAAGGAGGCCGCGCGCAAGGCTTCTCCCGTGCTCCTTGAGCCGATGATGGCCGTCGAGGTCACCACGCCCGAGGACTACATGGGTGACGTCATCGGCGACATCAACTCCCGCCGTGGCCAGATCCAGGCCATGGAGGAGCGTCACGGCGCTCGCGTCGTGAAGGGCCTCGTGCCGCTTTCGGAGATGTTCGGCTACGTCGGAGACCTCCGCAGCAAGACCTCGGGTCGCGCCAGCTACTCGATGCAGTTCGACTCCTACGCCGAGGTTCCCCGGAACGTCGCCGAGGAGATCATCGCGAAGGCCAAGGGCGAGTAA
- the rpsL gene encoding 30S ribosomal protein S12: MPTIQQLVRKGRQDKVEKTKTPALEASPQRRGVCTRVFTTTPKKPNSALRKVARVRLTSGIEVTAYIPGEGHNLQEHSIVLVRGGRVKDLPGVRYKIIRGALDTQAVKNRKQARSRYGAKKEK, encoded by the coding sequence GTGCCTACGATCCAGCAGCTGGTCCGTAAGGGCCGGCAGGACAAGGTCGAGAAGACAAAGACCCCCGCGCTCGAGGCTTCGCCCCAGCGTCGCGGCGTCTGCACGCGTGTGTTCACGACCACCCCGAAGAAGCCGAACTCGGCGCTGCGTAAGGTCGCGCGTGTGCGTCTGACCTCTGGCATCGAGGTCACCGCTTACATTCCGGGTGAGGGACACAACCTGCAGGAGCACTCGATCGTGCTCGTGCGTGGTGGCCGTGTGAAGGACCTGCCGGGTGTTCGTTACAAGATCATCCGCGGTGCGCTTGACACCCAGGCTGTCAAGAACCGCAAGCAGGCCCGCAGCCGCTACGGCGCCAAGAAGGAGAAGTAA
- a CDS encoding YfhO family protein — protein sequence MVTSEPATQDGPPPDGGHAPSPPRRRRHPRLARLYGPLLAFLVTSGAFCAAWAARGTFPFGDTGRAINDQAHQYVPFHRALWDLAHGQAAGDLLFTWRGGFGQQFLSDYYTYLGNPFSWLAVLVPRAHVDLAVFAITPITMGTAAALMTVYLGKLHPGPWWQRGVLGSCYGLCGWALSDASYIPMWLWGLVALPMLGIAVEWSLEGRRRPGAALLVALAWYGNFYTAMMATMAACVLLAIRLITLDMTGAQRVRALWRAATAAAIGILLTLPLLLPSFLSSGSAQPTRAAAFDPVRIEVFLAGMLPATHLWGGRPRLYVASLGLILAATFLFNTAIAKRTRLVWAAATLLVVVSFQFPPTQYVWHGLAVPNGNPYREAFVFSGMVVVLAWLALAHRPRPPHLALAAALLVAATFLLRHTDDFGGWTWPAVLGGGAVSLLALVLLGLSGKRRALLPVAAVLMVGVVFAESTVAAANADARRARERWAKPAATSGKSINEHFDAVRGVDGWPAYRTDSGAPQTSYNDALALRGEGPQYYSSYLPEATYRALEPLGYGYKNDGRTFFGADNPVLDAIFSIGARVRPGAARDSWSASTFPAPPLVTVRSAPYTSPNPAGSVYARQEKVLGATVYQVPPATRGGSATEQTYAATCAPGSEAYWYSPALYGTLASGGTQRPLEDLVTGVVPLGKVPASGRVEVTVSTRTQGATAGEHPVGCLDRAALDRQVAHLKATGATRVTTGGHSLEATLPQGSTGTAVLAVTAIPGWRCSAPVQNFHGLLALPLTPGTDKLSCTFTPKGLTPGLAGGTLGLLLLLAATTTTTLRRRRG from the coding sequence ATGGTCACCTCGGAGCCGGCGACGCAGGACGGCCCGCCCCCCGACGGCGGCCACGCCCCCTCCCCGCCCCGCCGCCGCAGGCACCCGCGCCTCGCCCGCCTGTACGGGCCGCTGCTCGCCTTCCTCGTCACCTCGGGCGCCTTCTGCGCGGCCTGGGCCGCCCGCGGCACCTTCCCCTTCGGCGACACCGGCCGGGCCATCAACGACCAGGCCCACCAGTACGTGCCCTTCCACCGCGCGCTGTGGGACCTGGCCCACGGGCAGGCCGCCGGCGACCTGCTCTTCACCTGGCGCGGCGGCTTCGGACAGCAGTTCCTGTCCGACTACTACACCTACCTCGGCAACCCCTTCTCGTGGCTGGCCGTCCTGGTCCCCCGCGCCCACGTCGACCTCGCCGTCTTCGCGATCACCCCGATCACGATGGGCACCGCCGCCGCCCTGATGACGGTCTACCTCGGCAAGCTGCACCCCGGCCCCTGGTGGCAGCGCGGCGTCCTCGGCTCCTGCTACGGCCTGTGCGGCTGGGCCCTCAGCGACGCCTCGTACATCCCCATGTGGCTGTGGGGGCTGGTCGCCCTCCCGATGCTCGGCATCGCCGTGGAGTGGTCCTTGGAGGGGCGCCGTCGGCCGGGCGCGGCCCTGCTGGTCGCGCTCGCCTGGTACGGGAACTTCTACACGGCGATGATGGCGACGATGGCGGCCTGCGTGCTGCTCGCCATCCGCCTGATCACTCTCGACATGACCGGCGCACAGCGGGTGCGCGCGCTGTGGCGGGCCGCCACGGCCGCCGCGATCGGGATCCTGCTCACGCTGCCCCTGCTCCTGCCGTCCTTCCTGTCCAGCGGCTCGGCGCAGCCCACCCGGGCGGCCGCCTTCGACCCGGTCCGGATCGAGGTCTTCCTCGCCGGCATGCTCCCGGCCACCCACCTGTGGGGCGGCCGCCCGCGCCTGTACGTGGCCTCGCTCGGCCTGATCCTGGCCGCCACCTTCCTCTTCAACACGGCCATCGCGAAGAGGACCCGCCTGGTGTGGGCGGCCGCGACCCTGCTCGTGGTCGTCTCGTTCCAGTTCCCGCCCACGCAGTACGTGTGGCACGGGCTGGCGGTGCCGAACGGCAACCCGTACCGCGAGGCCTTCGTCTTCAGCGGGATGGTGGTCGTCCTGGCCTGGCTGGCCCTGGCCCACCGGCCGCGCCCGCCGCACCTGGCCCTGGCCGCCGCACTGCTGGTGGCCGCCACCTTCCTGCTCCGGCACACCGACGACTTCGGCGGCTGGACCTGGCCCGCCGTGCTCGGCGGCGGGGCCGTGTCCCTGCTGGCCCTGGTCCTGCTCGGGCTGAGCGGGAAGCGCCGCGCCCTGCTGCCGGTGGCGGCCGTGCTGATGGTCGGCGTCGTCTTCGCCGAGTCCACCGTGGCCGCGGCCAACGCGGACGCCCGCCGGGCCCGCGAGCGCTGGGCCAAGCCCGCCGCGACCTCCGGCAAGTCGATCAACGAGCACTTCGACGCCGTCCGGGGCGTGGACGGCTGGCCCGCGTACCGGACCGACTCCGGCGCGCCGCAGACCTCGTACAACGACGCCCTCGCGCTGCGGGGCGAGGGGCCGCAGTACTACAGCAGCTACCTCCCCGAGGCCACGTACCGGGCGCTGGAGCCCCTCGGCTACGGCTACAAGAACGACGGCCGGACCTTCTTCGGCGCCGACAACCCGGTCCTGGACGCGATCTTCTCGATCGGCGCACGGGTCCGCCCCGGCGCCGCCCGGGACAGCTGGTCGGCCTCCACCTTCCCGGCGCCGCCCCTCGTCACGGTGCGCAGCGCCCCGTACACCTCGCCCAACCCGGCGGGCAGCGTCTACGCCCGCCAGGAGAAGGTCCTGGGCGCCACCGTCTACCAGGTCCCGCCGGCCACCCGCGGGGGCAGCGCCACCGAGCAGACCTACGCGGCCACCTGCGCCCCCGGCTCCGAGGCCTACTGGTACTCCCCCGCCCTCTACGGCACCCTCGCCTCCGGCGGCACGCAGCGGCCCCTGGAGGACCTGGTGACGGGCGTCGTCCCCCTGGGCAAGGTGCCAGCCTCGGGCCGGGTCGAGGTCACCGTGAGCACCCGCACCCAGGGCGCCACCGCCGGCGAGCACCCCGTCGGCTGCCTGGACCGCGCGGCCCTCGACCGCCAGGTCGCCCACCTGAAGGCCACCGGCGCCACCCGGGTCACCACGGGCGGCCACTCCCTCGAGGCCACCCTCCCCCAGGGCTCCACCGGCACCGCGGTCCTCGCGGTGACGGCGATCCCCGGCTGGCGGTGCTCGGCCCCGGTCCAGAACTTCCACGGCCTGCTCGCCCTGCCCCTCACCCCCGGCACGGACAAGCTCTCCTGCACCTTCACCCCCAAGGGCCTCACCCCCGGCCTGGCAGGCGGCACCCTCGGCCTCCTGCTCCTCCTGGCAGCCACCACGACCACCACCCTGCGCCGGCGGCGCGGGTAG
- a CDS encoding DNA-directed RNA polymerase subunit beta', with protein sequence MLDVNFFDELRIGLATADDIRTWSHGEVKKPETINYRTLKPEKDGLFCEKIFGPTRDWECYCGKYKRVRFKGIICERCGVEVTRAKVRRERMGHIELAAPVTHIWYFKGVPSRLGYLLDLAPKDLEKVIYFAAYMITFVDDERRTRDLPSLEAHVSVERQQIENRRDADLEGRAKKLETDLAELEAEGAKADVRRKVREGAEREMKQLRDRAQREIDRLDEVWTRFKNLKVQDLEGDELLYRELRDRFGTYFDGSMGAAALQKRLESFDLEEEAERLREIIRTGKGQKKTRALKRLKVVSAFLQTSNSPKGMVLDCVPVIPPDLRPMVQLDGGRFATSDLNDLYRRVINRNNRLKRLLDLGAPEIIVNNEKRMLQEAVDALFDNGRRGRPVTGPGNRPLKSLSDMLKGKQGRFRQNLLGKRVDYSARSVIVVGPQLKLHQCGLPKAMALELFKPFVMKRLVDLNHAQNIKSAKRMVERGRTVVYDVLEEVIAEHPVLLNRAPTLHRLGIQAFEPQLVEGKAIQIHPLVCTAFNADFDGDQMAVHLPLSAEAQAEARILMLSSNNILKPADGRPVTMPTQDMVLGLFFLTTDGELRDTKGEGRAFGSTAEAIMAFDAGELALQSTVDIRFPVGTIPPRGWVPPVAEEGEQEFQPGDSFRLRTSLGRALFNELLPEDYPFVDYSVGKKQLSEIVNDLAERYPKVIVAATLDNLKAAGFHWATRSGVTVAISDVVVPEAKKAIVAGYEAMDEKVQKQYERGLITKDERTQELIAIWTKATNEVAEAMNANFPKTNPIFMMVDSGARGNMMQMRQIAGMRGLVSNAKNETIPRPIKASFREGLTVLEYFISTHGARKGLADTALRTADSGYLTRRLVDVSQDVIIREEDCGTERGLKLKIAVRGEDGVLRKADDVETSIYARMLAEDVVIDGKVIAPANVDLGDVLIDALVANGVEEVKTRSVLTCESAVGTCAFCYGRSLATGKLVDIGEAVGIIAAQSIGEPGTQLTMRTFHTGGVAGDDITQGLPRVVELFEARTPKGVAPISEAAGRVRIEETEKTKKIVITPDDGSDETAFPISKRAKVIVTEGEHVEVGQKLTMGATNPHDVLRILGQRAVQVHLVGEVQKVYNSQGVSIHDKHIEIIIRQMLRRVTIIESGDAELLPGELVERSKFETENRRVVTEGGHPASGRPQLMGITKASLATESWLSAASFQETTRVLTDAAINAKSDSLIGLKENVIIGKLIPAGTGLARYRNIRVEPTEEAKAAMYSAVGYDDIDYSPFGTGSGQAVPLEDYDYGPYNG encoded by the coding sequence GTGCTCGACGTCAACTTCTTCGACGAGCTGCGGATCGGCCTTGCCACCGCGGACGACATCCGAACCTGGTCGCACGGCGAGGTCAAGAAGCCGGAGACCATCAACTACCGCACCCTCAAGCCCGAGAAGGACGGACTCTTCTGCGAGAAGATCTTCGGTCCGACCCGGGACTGGGAGTGCTACTGCGGCAAGTACAAGCGTGTCCGCTTCAAGGGCATCATCTGTGAGCGCTGTGGCGTCGAGGTCACGCGCGCCAAGGTGCGCCGTGAGCGGATGGGCCACATCGAGCTTGCCGCTCCCGTCACCCACATCTGGTACTTCAAGGGCGTCCCGTCGCGCCTGGGCTACCTGCTGGACCTCGCGCCGAAGGACCTCGAGAAGGTCATCTACTTCGCCGCGTACATGATCACGTTCGTGGACGACGAGCGCCGCACCCGCGACCTCCCGTCGCTGGAGGCCCACGTCTCCGTCGAGCGCCAGCAGATCGAGAACCGCCGTGACGCGGACCTCGAAGGCCGTGCCAAGAAGCTCGAGACCGACCTGGCCGAGCTCGAGGCCGAGGGCGCCAAGGCCGACGTGCGCCGCAAGGTGCGCGAAGGCGCCGAGCGCGAGATGAAGCAGCTCCGAGACCGCGCCCAGCGCGAGATCGACCGCCTCGACGAGGTGTGGACCCGCTTCAAGAACCTCAAGGTCCAGGACCTCGAGGGCGACGAGCTGCTCTACCGCGAGCTGCGCGACCGCTTCGGTACGTACTTCGACGGTTCGATGGGTGCCGCGGCGCTGCAGAAGCGCCTGGAGTCCTTCGACCTCGAAGAGGAGGCCGAGCGCCTCCGCGAGATCATCCGTACCGGCAAGGGCCAGAAGAAGACCCGTGCGCTCAAGCGCCTCAAGGTCGTCTCCGCGTTCCTGCAGACCAGCAACAGCCCCAAGGGCATGGTGCTGGACTGCGTGCCGGTGATCCCGCCGGACCTGCGTCCGATGGTGCAGCTGGACGGTGGCCGCTTCGCGACCTCCGACCTGAACGACCTGTACCGCCGCGTGATCAACCGCAACAACCGTCTGAAGCGCCTCCTCGACCTCGGTGCCCCCGAGATCATCGTGAACAACGAGAAGCGCATGCTTCAGGAGGCCGTGGACGCCCTCTTCGACAACGGTCGTCGCGGTCGTCCGGTCACCGGTCCCGGCAACCGTCCCCTGAAGTCCCTCAGCGACATGCTGAAGGGCAAGCAGGGTCGATTCCGCCAGAACCTCCTCGGCAAGCGCGTGGACTACTCCGCGCGTTCCGTGATCGTCGTCGGTCCGCAGCTGAAGCTGCACCAGTGCGGCCTGCCCAAGGCCATGGCGCTGGAGCTCTTCAAGCCGTTCGTGATGAAGCGCCTGGTCGACCTGAACCACGCGCAGAACATCAAGTCGGCCAAGCGCATGGTCGAGCGCGGCCGCACGGTCGTGTACGACGTGCTCGAAGAGGTCATCGCCGAGCACCCGGTCCTGCTGAACCGTGCGCCCACGCTGCACCGCCTCGGCATCCAGGCCTTCGAGCCCCAGCTGGTCGAAGGCAAGGCCATCCAGATCCACCCGCTCGTCTGCACCGCGTTCAACGCGGACTTCGACGGTGACCAGATGGCCGTGCACCTGCCGCTCTCCGCGGAGGCGCAGGCCGAGGCCCGCATCCTGATGCTGTCCTCGAACAACATCCTGAAGCCGGCCGACGGCCGTCCGGTCACGATGCCGACCCAGGACATGGTCCTCGGTCTGTTCTTCCTGACCACCGACGGTGAGCTCCGTGACACCAAGGGCGAGGGCCGCGCGTTCGGCTCCACGGCCGAGGCGATCATGGCGTTCGACGCCGGCGAGCTCGCGCTGCAGTCGACCGTCGACATCCGCTTCCCGGTGGGCACCATCCCGCCGCGCGGCTGGGTGCCGCCGGTCGCCGAAGAGGGCGAGCAGGAGTTCCAGCCGGGCGACAGCTTCCGTCTGCGCACCTCCCTGGGCCGCGCGCTCTTCAACGAGCTGCTGCCCGAGGACTACCCGTTCGTCGACTACTCGGTGGGCAAGAAGCAGCTCTCCGAGATCGTCAACGACCTGGCGGAGCGCTACCCCAAGGTCATCGTGGCGGCGACGCTCGACAACCTGAAGGCGGCCGGCTTCCACTGGGCGACCCGTTCGGGCGTCACCGTGGCCATCTCCGACGTCGTCGTGCCCGAGGCCAAGAAGGCCATCGTCGCGGGCTACGAGGCGATGGACGAGAAGGTCCAGAAGCAGTACGAGCGCGGTCTGATCACCAAGGACGAGCGCACGCAGGAGCTCATCGCGATCTGGACCAAGGCGACCAACGAGGTTGCCGAGGCGATGAACGCGAACTTCCCCAAGACGAACCCCATCTTCATGATGGTTGACTCGGGTGCCCGAGGAAACATGATGCAGATGCGACAGATCGCCGGTATGCGTGGTCTGGTGTCGAACGCGAAGAACGAGACCATCCCGCGTCCGATCAAGGCGTCCTTCCGTGAGGGCCTCACCGTTCTGGAGTACTTCATCTCCACGCACGGTGCCCGTAAGGGTCTGGCGGACACCGCCCTGCGTACCGCCGACTCGGGTTACCTGACCCGTCGTCTGGTGGACGTCTCGCAGGACGTGATCATCCGCGAGGAGGACTGCGGCACCGAGCGCGGCCTGAAGCTGAAGATCGCCGTCCGCGGCGAGGACGGCGTGCTGCGCAAGGCCGACGACGTCGAGACCTCGATCTACGCCCGCATGCTGGCCGAGGACGTCGTCATCGACGGCAAGGTCATCGCGCCGGCCAACGTCGACCTCGGTGACGTGCTCATCGACGCCCTGGTCGCCAACGGCGTCGAGGAGGTCAAGACCCGCTCGGTCCTGACCTGTGAGTCCGCGGTCGGCACCTGTGCCTTCTGCTACGGACGCTCGCTCGCCACCGGCAAGCTGGTCGACATCGGTGAGGCGGTCGGCATCATCGCCGCCCAGTCCATCGGTGAGCCCGGTACCCAGCTGACGATGCGTACCTTCCACACCGGTGGTGTGGCCGGTGACGACATCACGCAGGGTCTGCCGCGTGTCGTCGAGCTCTTCGAGGCCCGTACCCCGAAGGGTGTCGCCCCGATCTCCGAGGCCGCCGGCCGCGTGCGGATCGAGGAGACCGAGAAGACGAAGAAGATCGTCATCACTCCGGACGACGGCAGTGACGAGACGGCCTTCCCGATCTCGAAGCGCGCCAAGGTCATCGTGACCGAGGGCGAGCACGTCGAGGTGGGCCAGAAGCTCACCATGGGTGCCACCAACCCGCACGACGTGCTGCGCATCCTCGGCCAGCGTGCCGTCCAGGTCCACCTGGTCGGCGAAGTCCAGAAGGTCTACAACTCGCAGGGCGTGTCGATCCACGACAAGCACATCGAGATCATCATCCGGCAGATGCTGCGCCGCGTGACGATCATCGAGTCCGGCGACGCGGAGCTCCTGCCGGGCGAGCTGGTCGAGCGGTCGAAGTTCGAGACCGAGAACCGTCGTGTGGTCACCGAGGGCGGTCACCCCGCCTCCGGCCGTCCGCAGCTGATGGGTATCACCAAGGCCTCGCTGGCGACGGAATCCTGGCTGTCGGCCGCCTCCTTCCAGGAGACGACCCGAGTCCTGACGGATGCGGCGATCAACGCCAAGTCCGACAGCCTCATCGGCCTCAAGGAGAACGTCATCATCGGTAAGCTCATCCCGGCCGGTACGGGCCTCGCCCGCTACCGCAACATCCGGGTGGAGCCGACCGAGGAGGCCAAGGCCGCGATGTACTCGGCCGTCGGCTACGACGACATCGACTACTCGCCCTTCGGCACCGGCTCCGGCCAGGCTGTCCCGCTGGAGGACTACGACTACGGCCCGTACAACGGCTGA
- the rpsG gene encoding 30S ribosomal protein S7: MPRKGPAPKRPVIIDPVYASPLVTSLINKILLNGKRSTAERIVYGAMEGLREKTGNDPVITLKRALENVKPSLEVKSRRVGGATYQVPVEVKPGRQSTLALRWLVGYSRARREKTMTERLMNELLDASNGLGAAVKKREDTHKMAESNKAFAHYRW, encoded by the coding sequence ATGCCTCGTAAGGGCCCCGCCCCGAAGCGCCCGGTCATCATCGACCCGGTCTACGCATCTCCTCTGGTGACCTCGCTCATCAACAAGATCCTCCTGAACGGCAAGCGCTCCACCGCCGAGCGCATCGTCTACGGTGCCATGGAAGGCCTCCGCGAGAAGACCGGCAACGACCCGGTCATCACGCTGAAGCGCGCGCTGGAGAACGTCAAGCCGTCCCTCGAGGTCAAGTCCCGCCGTGTCGGTGGCGCGACCTACCAGGTCCCCGTCGAGGTCAAGCCGGGTCGCCAGTCGACCCTGGCCCTCCGCTGGCTCGTGGGTTACTCCCGCGCCCGTCGTGAGAAGACCATGACCGAGCGCCTCATGAACGAGCTGCTCGACGCCTCCAACGGTCTTGGCGCTGCCGTCAAGAAGCGCGAGGACACGCACAAGATGGCCGAGTCCAACAAGGCCTTCGCGCACTACCGCTGGTAG